DNA sequence from the Acidobacteriota bacterium genome:
TCGCTGTCCGTCCGGTTCTCGATCTCCGTGTTCACGTCGTTGATCACCTCGAACAGATCGCGGCGCTCGCTGTTGCGGTGCACGCGCTGGCCGGTGAGTTCCTCGAGTTCGAGCAGCGCCCGCCACACCAGGTTCCGGTCGTTCGTGAACGGCATCCGCAGGTTCAGGTAGCGGTCGAAGCTCGCGAGCATGATCCGGTCCTCGGGCCTCAGGTGCTCGCGGATGAACGCCCGCAGCTCGCGCATCACGCGGTTGCGGTTCGGCGGCGTCAGGTTCAGGTTGTCGATGTAGATGACGACATGGAGCGCCTGCTCCGGCGGCACGGCCGCCGGCTGCCGCGCCGCCGCCTCCCGTGCGAGCGGATCCTCGGGCGGCGGTGGCGACAGGGGCTCCGCCGTCAGTTCGCCGCCGCGGCGCACCAGGAGGTCATCGCCCTGCTGCTCCACGGCGTAGAAGTTGCTGATCGGCACCGGCCGTCCATCCACCCGGAGTTCGAAGTCCTCGGGGCCCAGGCCCAGCACCGGCTTTCCCTCGGAGTCGGTGACGTAGACGTCGACGTTCACGACTTCGACGTTGACGACCTCGACGAACCCGGCACCCGAGGGCGATCGCGGTTCTCCGGGTTGGGAGACCGCGGGAAGCGCGACGGCCAGCCCGGAAAGCACGGCCGCGAGCTGGTTGATCCAGCGACGGATCGCGGTGGAGTCCGCAATGGTCATGCGGTGAGCCTACCGCTTTACGTTGGCGCACCCGCTTTTTCCGGCCGCAAGCTCCTACATCGAACCGTCGATCCGCCGCAAGGCGTCACTGTCCGGCCATCGCCGCAGCGCCTCCGCGAGCACGGCTTCGGCGGACCGCTCGTCCCGCATCACCCGAAGGGTGCGGACCGCCTCGGCATACGACGCCGGCGCCGGGTTGACGGTGACCATCTCCTGGAGCGTCCTGCCGGCCTCGGCCGCTCGACCCCGGGTCGCGAACAGGAACGCGAGCGACGAGTAGGCCCCGAGCAGTTCGCGGTCGAGGGCGATCGCTTCCCGGTAGGCGCGCTCCGCCTCTTCCGCCCTGCCGAGCGTCCCGAAGGCCGTTCCGCGATGCAGGTGGAGGCGTGCGAGAAGGGGCTGATCCTCGCGGTCGCCGAACTCGGCGAGCGCCTCCTCGCTCCGGACGAGCGCCTCTTCGAACCGTCCCTGCGCGTTCAGAAGGCGGGTCCGGACGATCAGAGGCGCTACGCGCGGTCCGCGTTCGGCCAGCGCCAGCGCCAGGTGTTCGGCCGCCGCCTCCAGGTCTCCCTCGACCAGAGCCGCCTCGGCCAGGACCTGCGGCGCCAGGGGCGAACGGTCGGCGACCGCCAGCGCATGCTCGCGCGCCTCGGCGACCCGCCCCATGCGTAACAGGATCTCGGCAACCTTGACGCCCGAGGCCCCGGCATCGCCGCCGGACGCCTCGAAGGCTTGCCGGTAGGCGTCGAGCGCCGCCCCCGGGCGGCCGCGGCGCTCCAGAATCTCTCCCAACTCGTGCCAGGCCAGAACGAGCTGCGGCTCGGTTTCCAGAACCGTCCGGAGCACCGATTCGGCTTCGGCCAACTCGCCGCCGGCAGCCAACCGGGCGGAGCGCGCCAACTCCTCGACGATCCCGATCCGGCTCTTCGGATCCGGCAGAGGGCCATCGCCGGCCCGAGCGCCCCCGGAAAGGTAACCGAGCGACTCGAGCCGCCGCCGAATCTCCGGATCGTCCTCGGCCGGCGAGGTCAGGGATCGGTCGATCTCCGCGAGCGCGGCGCGCATCCGCCGCGCCGCCGCCCGCTCCTCCTGGATCACGTTGTTCCGCTCTCCCGGATCCACGGAGAGCCGGAAGAGTTCCGGGTCGGGCGACTCGATGAAGTGGAGGTCGTCCTCCACGACCGAGGCGAGGTCGCTCCAGCCGAAGTGGATGCGGGGGTAGACGCTCTCGGAGACGATCTGCCGGGGCGCCGCGCCCCGCGACCGTTCCTGAAGTTCCAACAGGTTGCCGCCGGGAAGCTCCCGCGCATGCTCCAACCCCAGCAGCGAGTGGACCGTCGGCGCCACGTCGGCTAGCTGCGCGTTGGTCGCAACGCGCTCGCCGGCGCGCGCGCCGCCCGGCAGCTTGACGATCAGGGGCACCTGCAGCACCTCGCGGTAGATGAGGATCAGGTGATCCATCTCGCCGTGGTCCATCAGGCCCTCGCCGTGGTCGGAGAGGAGGATGATGAGTGCGTCTCGGTAGAGACCGAGTTCCTCGAGCCGGCGAAGGAGTTCCCCGACGACCGCGTCGGCCGCGGCG
Encoded proteins:
- a CDS encoding sulfatase-like hydrolase/transferase, with translation MESPNVVLISIDTLRSDRLPAYGYTGVETPAIDRLAADGVLFERAFTHVNVTLPAHASLFTGLLPPQHGVRDNAGYRLDEAVPTLAETLGRRGYATGGFVSSYVLRAGTGIGRGFDVYDDGVRFMTGRDLGELQRPGPETLAAAADWLGDAAGSPFFLFVHLYEPHAPYNPPSPFAERYDDSYDGEIAAADAVVGELLRRLEELGLYRDALIILLSDHGEGLMDHGEMDHLILIYREVLQVPLIVKLPGGARAGERVATNAQLADVAPTVHSLLGLEHARELPGGNLLELQERSRGAAPRQIVSESVYPRIHFGWSDLASVVEDDLHFIESPDPELFRLSVDPGERNNVIQEERAAARRMRAALAEIDRSLTSPAEDDPEIRRRLESLGYLSGGARAGDGPLPDPKSRIGIVEELARSARLAAGGELAEAESVLRTVLETEPQLVLAWHELGEILERRGRPGAALDAYRQAFEASGGDAGASGVKVAEILLRMGRVAEAREHALAVADRSPLAPQVLAEAALVEGDLEAAAEHLALALAERGPRVAPLIVRTRLLNAQGRFEEALVRSEEALAEFGDREDQPLLARLHLHRGTAFGTLGRAEEAERAYREAIALDRELLGAYSSLAFLFATRGRAAEAGRTLQEMVTVNPAPASYAEAVRTLRVMRDERSAEAVLAEALRRWPDSDALRRIDGSM